The DNA sequence GGCACTCATCTAAAAGAACGGCTTCGCCCGGGCACGGGGGAGTAGCTGCCGCTGGCGGCCGGTGCGCCGCCGGGCCACTGGCGCTCTGCCAACTTGGGCGCCAGTGGCCCGGCGGACGCCCTCGCCGGATTCCTCGAAGCTCTCGGTGAGCCCGGACAGCGTCGATCCGCTGCTGGCCATCGCCGCCTGCACGCTTTCGTTGGCGACCTGGGTGCTGAGTATGACTGGTTCGCGCCCCGGCCGCTGCAGCCGCAGGCCTCGGCGGTGACGGTGCCGCCGGCGGGGATGGTGACCGTCGCGGAGCCGCCGAAGGTCACCGCGGTCAGCGTCGGGTCGTTGCGCAGCACCGCCAGATGCATGGCGGTCAGCTGCTCGGAAGGGTCGAGGTCACCGTGCCGCAGCAGCCGCCGGTCCAGCAGCGGCGTGGTGAGCGCGCGTTCGCGCAGCCGTTGCCGATCCGGCCGCTGCCGTCACGCAGTTTCTATGCTCGTCCTTGCCGGACGCCGCTTGGCTCACCGTTGTCCGGGTCGAATCCGACGTAGTCCGCGAGAAACGCCAGGCCCGCCTGGCGCGTCAGGCCGCGTGCTGATGCGAACGCGGCCTCGAACTCCGCCTCGCCGAGCTGCGTCTTGACGCTGCGTGCGACGTCGGCGCGGTCCGGGTCGCTCAGGTCGATGCCGCCGCGGAGCGCGAATGCGGTGCCCAGGGCACGTGCGGCTGTGGTCGGGTCGCCGAGGGTGTCGGCGTAGCAGGCCACGACCACGGCGATGCGCGCCAGGACCGGCATGTCGTGGGCGATGCTGCCGAGTGCGTACGCCTCGTGCAGTCTCAGGCGTGCGCGCTCGACGTCGACGCCGATGCCAGCGTCGGTATCGCCGACGCTTGGCACGCCAGGCGTCAGGTACAGCAGCGCTGCGGAGATCTCCCGCGCCGCCAGCAGCTGGGGCGGGCCCTGCCAGTGGTCGCGGGTGAGCTCGTGTGAGGCTCGCAGGTACTCGCGTGCCGTGTCGAGGTCGCCTTCGCGGCGGGCGATGTCGGCCAGGCCGATGTACGCCATCAGCATCGAGGCGTGCGAGTGGTTCCGCTGTCCCGACTCCAGGATCGACGTGACGAGCGTCTTCGCCTCCTGGAGGGCGCCGGTGCCTGCCAGGGCGAAGGCGCGCATCAGCTGGACCTGGGCGGCGTCGTCGGCGGCGTTGATCTCCCGTAGGAGGTCCAGGGCCTCGTCCTGGAGGCGGATGGCGTCGTGCATCTGGCCGTCGGCCATGGCCATCGCGGACAGGGCCGACAGGGTGGCGGACAGGCCCCAGCGTTCGCCGATCAGGGTGAAGCGGCGGCGTGCTTCGAGCAGGTCCTGGCGCTGGGTGACCAGGTCGCCGCTGTTCTCGGCGGCCATGCCGCGCATCAGGTGCAGCATGCCGCCGACCCAGGGGTCGGGGTGGTTCTCGTAGATCGCGACGGCCGTGTAGACGGCGTCGAGGTCGTCGGTGATGATCGGGATGGTGCAGGCGGCGATGGCCAGCAGCGGGTTGTCGTGGGCGGCTTCGGCCTCGTCGAGGACGGAGGCGAGGGCGTCGGTGATCTCGGTGAGGTTCGTCCAGTCCTGTGCGCTGAACAGGCCGGTGAGGGCGTGCAGGATCTTCACGACGGCGTGCGCCTCGACCGGCGATTCGCCCGGGACCGACAGCGCCAGTTCCAGCCAGGCGCGTCCTTCGGTGGTCTGGCCGACGATCGACCAGTACCAGGCCAGCGAGGCGGCCAGGCGGACGGCGGTGTCGGCGTCGCCGATGTCGGCGGCGAAACGGAGCGCGGCCAGGACGTTGTCGCTGTCGGCGTCGAGCCGTGCCAGCCACTTCAGCTGTTCGCGGCGGCGCAGGTGCGGTTCGGCGGTTTCGGCGAGGTCGCGGAAGAAGTGGGCGTGGGCGCGGCGGACTTCGGTGATGGTGCCGGCCCGGGCCAGTTGTTCGATGCCGTATTCGCGCAGCGTCTCCAGCATGCGGTAGCGCGGCGGGGCGTCGAGGTCGGCGGGTCCGGGGCGATCGCCGTCGGGTTCCACTGGCTGGAGAAGTGATTTGTCGACAAGGGCGAAGAGGAGGTCGTCGACGTCGGCGGCAATGCCAGCAGTGCCGGCCCCGGCCTCGGCGCCACGATGCACCGCGGCGGCCGATTCAGCGGTGATCCCGCCGGGGAACACCGACAACCGCTCGGCCAGGTCCCGTTCGGCCTGCGACAGCAGCTCCCAGCTCCACGCCACGACCGCGCGCAGCGTTTGGTGCCGCGGCATCGCTGTACGGCTGCCGCCGGTCAGCAGCCGGAACCGGTCGTCGAGGCGCGAGGCGACGGCGTGCAGAGGCAGCGTACGAAGACGCGCGGCGGCCAGCTCGATCGCCAGCGGCAGCCCGTCCAGGCGCCGGCAGATCTTCACCACGTCGGCGACGTTGTCGGCCGAGACGACGAAGTCGGGCTGGACGGCTGCGGCCCGGTCGGCGAACAGCCGCACGGCCGGGAACGTCAGTGCCTCGGCGGCCGTGGCGGGCTCGGGGCGGTCGACCGGCTGCGGCAGGGACAGCACCGGGAACAGGTTCTCCCCGCCGATGCCCAGCGGCTCGCGGCTGGTGGCGACGATCCGCAGCCCGGGGACGTGTTCGAGCAGGTGCTCGGCGGCGCGGGCGGCGGCGTCGACGAGGTGTTCGCAGTTGTCGAGCACGAGCACCAGGTGCTGCTCGGCCAACCCTTCGGTGACCCGGGTCAGCGCGTCGCGCGCCGGGCCGGCCTGGGCTTCGGGGCGCAGCAGCCGCCATTCGCGCTGCCCGAGCGCGGTCAGGATCGCCTGCGGGAGCTCGGCGGGGTCGGTGACCGGCGCGAGCTCGACCAGCCAGACGCCGTCGGCGATGTCGGCGTCCTGGGTGCCGGTCTCCAGCAGCCGCGCGGCGGCTTCGCCGGCCAGCCGGGTCTTGCCCGCGCCGCCCGGGCCGACGAGCGTCACCAGGCGGGAGGCCGCGAGCATCTTGGCGATGCGTGCCACCTCTTCCTCGCGGCCGACGAAGCTGGTGAGGCGGGCTCGGAGGTTGGTGCGGCGCCGCGGCGGCTCAGGCGACGATGCCGATGCCGATGCCGGGTCCGCATCGGCCAAGGAGCCGGCGACCGCGGTCAGCATCGGGTCGTTGCGCAGCACGGCCAGATGCACGGAGGTCAGTTGCTCGGAAGGGTCGATACCGAGCTGATCGGCAAGCGTGGTGCGGACGCGTTCGTAGGCCACGAGCGCGTCGGCTTGGCGTCCGGTCGCGTATAGGGCCTTCATCAGCAGCGCGGCGATGTTCTCGCGCAGCGGATGCTCGGCGAGCAGGGCTTCGAGTTCGGGTAGCGCTTCGGCGTGCAGGCCGAGGCGCAGTTCGGCGTCGAGGCGGTCGCACAGCGCGCTGAGCCGCAGCTCGTCCAGCCGCGCGGCCGGGGCTGTGGCGAACCCGGCGTCGGCGACGTCGGCCAGAGCCGGTCCCCGCCACAGCGCGAGGGCTTCGCGCAGTAGCCGCCGGGCGGTCGCGGGGTCGGCCGCGACGGCGCCCCGGCCTTGTCGGGCCAGGGCCTCGAAGCGGCGGGCGTCGACGGCATCGGCGGATACGGCCAATCGGTAACCGCCGGGGGTGCCGATGACGATGTCGGGGTCGCCGAGCGTCCGGCGCAGTCGGGACACCAGTGATTGCAGCGCGTTGGCGGCGCCGTCGGGCGGCTCGTGTTCCCACAGGGCGTCGACGAGCGCCGGGATGGAGACGCTGCGGTCGGGGTCCAGGGCGAGTCTGGTCAGCAGTGCGCGCAGCCGGGCGCCGCCGATGGGGATCGGGACGCCGTCAGCGCGGGCCTCCAGCGGGCCGAGGATCAGGACGTCGAGCTGCACGGGGTCCAGTCTGGCCCATCGGTTGGTTCAGCGGATGATGACTTTCAGGGCGGTGCGGTTGTCCATGGCCTTGTAGCCGTCGGGGACTTCTTCGATGCCGATTTCGCGGTCGAAGACCTTTCCGGGGTCGACGGTGCCGGAGAGGATGTCGGGCAGCAGGGTGCTGATGTAGGCGCGGGCGGGTGCGGGGCCGCCGGTGAGGGTGATGTTGGGGCCGAACAGGGTGCCGAAGCCGACGGGGGCCTGGTCGTACTGCGGGACGCCGACGCGGCTGATGACGCCGCCGGGGCGGACGACGCCGAGGGCTTGCTGGTAGGCGGGCATGTGGCCGACGGCTTCCAGGACGATGGCGGTGCCGTCGCCGCCGGTGAGGTCGCGGACCTTGGCGATGCCTTCCTCGCCGCGTTCGGCGACGACGTCGGTGGCGCCGAACTCGCGGCCGAGGTCGGTGCGGGTCTTGTGCCGGCCCATCAGGATGATCTGTTCGGCGCCGAGGCGTTTGGCGGACAGGACGGCCATGAGGCCGACGGCGCCGTCGCCGATGACGGTCACGGCGCTGCCGGGGGTGACACCGCCTTTGTGTGCGGCGTGGTGGCCGGTGCCGTAGACGTCGGACAGGGTGAGCAGCGACGGCAGCAGCGGTGAGGTCTCCTCCACCGGCACGGGCACGAGGGTGCCGTCGGCCAGCGGGACGCGGACGGCTTCGGCCTGGCCGCCGCCGACGTCGCCGGAGTTCCAGAAGCCGCCGTGCCGGCAGGAGGTCTGCAGGCCTTCGCGGCAGAAGTCGCAGGTGCCGTCGGACCAGGCGAAGGGGGCGATGACCAGGTCGCCGCGCTTGACGGTGGTGACGTCGCGGCCGGTGTCTTCGACGACGCCGAGGAACTCGTGGCCCATCGAGGAGCCTTCGGTTCCGGCCGGGCGGTTGTGGTAGGGGTGCAGGTCGGAGCCGCAGATGCAGGAGGCGACGACGCGGACGAGGGCGTCGGTGGGGTGCTTGACGGCCGGGTCGGGGACGTCGATGACGCGGACGTCGCCGGCGCCGTAGAGGTAGGTGGCGCGCATGGGGTTCCTCGTTTCGCGGGTGGTGCGGGTGGTGCTTGGTGCGTGGGGGTGTGTCGGACGGCCGTGGACGAGTCCGGTCGTTCCGGTGTCGATGCGACCAGTCAACGCCGCGTGGCCGCCGACGGGGAGTGCCTGCTGTTAGGGGTAACGCCAGTACCCCTCTCAGCTCTCTGTTCAGCTCTCAGCGCGATGCCCCGGGCGGTTGCCACAGGCCGAACCACTGCTCAGCGCCGTGTTCGTGGTAGCGCTCGACTTCGCCGAAGCCGAGTTTGGCGGCGAGCCGTCGGGCGCTTTCGTTGGCGACCTGGGTGGTGAGCACGACTGGTTCGCCGGGGCGTGCGGCGGCGAACCAGTCGAGTGCCGCGGTGCATGCTTCGGCGGCGTATCCGTGGCCCCAGGCGTGGGGCAGGAACATGTAGCCCAGTTCTGTGCGGGCCAGGTCGGGGCGGGAGTGGCCGGGGTGTGCGGCGCTGTGCGGGTCGAGGGTGATCAGGCCGATCATCGCCGTGTCGAGTTCGACGGTGAAGAAGCCGAATCGCCGTCCGGGTATCGCGGCCGCGGTGCGTTCGAGTTCTTCGCGGGGTTGGGCTCCGCCGACGTAGGTGCCGACTTCCTCGGAGGCGAACAGGTCGATGATCGCGGGTCGGTCCCGGGCCTGGGATTCACGCAGCACCAGCCGCTTGGTGTGGATCGGTGCGGGTGGCCAGGTGTCGGGTCCGGAAACGGTCATGCCGACCGACTCTATCGCGGGAACCTCACGACGGCCGTCGGCGCCGCGCTGGTGGAGCGCGGCGCCGATGGCGCGCGCCGCAGCCTGGATGAGGTGGAGGCTGCGGCTTCAGCGGTATGGAGCTGGAGCCCTGCTAGGCGGCTGGATCGTTTTGCTGGAGCGTGGCGAGTGTCAGGACGTGGTCGCCGATGCCCCAGCCGCCGTCGGCGACTTCTTCGACGAGCACCATCGTGCCGCCGCGGGCTCGTTCGCCGTAGATCTCCACGTACAGCTCGGTGGTGCGGTGGACGATCTTCTCTTTCTGCTCGGCGTCCAGGGTGCCGGCCGGGACCTTGAAGTTCGCGAATGGCATGTCGGGGTTCCTGTTCTGTTTCTCGTTCTGGGTGGTCAGCGGCTGGCGTGTTCGGGGAGCAGGTCGGCGATTCCGATGCGGTGGTAGAACTCGCTGCGGATGCGGTCGGAGACGGTGGAGACCACGTCGCTGCCGTCGCGGCTGGGGTCGACGTGGACGCGGAACGGACGTTGTCCGGCGGGCAGATCCACGACGTCCACGATGGCTTCGGCGACTTCGTCGACGGTGCGGCCGGCGGGGAACAGTCCGGCCAGGCGGGCGGCCATCTCGTCGCGGAGTTGTCCGTAGGCGGCGTCGTAGTCGGCGGCGCGTTCGGTGTCGGCGGGGAGTCCGGCGTGCGCGAAGTGGTTGGTGCCGGCCGGGTAGGCGCCGGGCACCACGATGACGGTGTCGATGCCGTAGCGGATGACTTCGGCGGCGTAGCTTTCGGCCAGGGCGTCCATGCCGGCTTTCGCGGCGAAGTACGGTGCCAGGAACGGCGGGTGGCCGCCGCGGGTGCTGGAGCTGCCGACCCACACCAGCAGTCCGGTGCCGGCGCGGCGCATCAGCGGTAGTGCGGCGCGGTTGACGCGCTGGGTGCTGAGCACGTTGATGTCGTAGAGCTGGGCCAGCTGTTCGGGGGTGAACGCTTCGGCGGGGCCGAGCACCATGTGTCCGGCGTTGTGCACGACCACGTCCAGGTGGCCCTGTTCGGCGGCGATGCGGGCGATGGCGGTGTCGACGGAGTCCTGGTCCTGGACGTCCATTTCGATGCTGCGCACGTCCACGCCGTTGTCGGCGGACAGCTGCGCCAACTCCTGTACGTGTGCAGCGTTGCGGCCGGCGGTTTCGCGCATCCCGGCGTAGACGGTGTGTCCGGTGGCGGCCAGTGCTCTGGCGGCCAGGTTGCCGAAGCCTGATGAGGCGCCGGTGACGACGATGACCTTGCTGTCTGTGGTTTTCGCGGTGTTCTGGCTCATGTCAGTTCCTCGTCCTGTTTCGGTCGTGCGTTCGGTCCTGCGTTCGATCCTGTGCTCGGTCCTGTTTCCGGTGTGGTGGTGTGTGTTCAGACCAGGCCGCCGTTGGCGCGCAGCACCTGCCCGTTGACCCAGTGGCCGGCCGGGCCGGCCAGGAAAGCCACGACCTCGGCGATGTCCTCCGGGGTGCCGAGGCGCTCCAGCGGCGCCTGCGCGGCCAGGCGCGCGATGAGTTCGTCGTCCTTGCCGTCCAGGAACAGGTCGGTGGCGGTCGGTCCGGGGGCGACGGTGTTCACGGTGACGTCCCGGCCGCGCAGCTCGCGCGCCAGCACCAGCGTCAGCGCCTCGACCGCGCCCTTGCTGGCCACGTAGGCGCCGTAGGTGGGGAAGGAGGTGCCCAGGACGGAGGTGGAGAACGTGACGAGCGCGCCGCCGGGCCGAAGCCGCCGCGCCGCCTGCTGCGCGACGACGAACGTGCCGCGGACGTTGGTGCGGTGCAGCTCGTCCAGGTCCGTCAGGTCCAGGTCGACCAGCGGCGCCAGCGCCATCCGGCCGGCGGCGTTCACGACCGCGTCCACGCCGCCGAACCGCTGCTCGGTCTGGTCGAACACCGCGGCCATGGCCTTCTCGTCGGCGATGTCGGCCTGTACCGCCAGTCCCTGCCCGCCGGCGGCTTCGATCTCGGCGAGGACCTGCTCGGCCAGGTCGGTGCGGCCGGCGTAGACGATCACGACGGCGTGGCCGTCGGCGGCCAGTCGGAGCGCGAC is a window from the Catenulispora sp. EB89 genome containing:
- a CDS encoding BTAD domain-containing putative transcriptional regulator; this translates as MQLDVLILGPLEARADGVPIPIGGARLRALLTRLALDPDRSVSIPALVDALWEHEPPDGAANALQSLVSRLRRTLGDPDIVIGTPGGYRLAVSADAVDARRFEALARQGRGAVAADPATARRLLREALALWRGPALADVADAGFATAPAARLDELRLSALCDRLDAELRLGLHAEALPELEALLAEHPLRENIAALLMKALYATGRQADALVAYERVRTTLADQLGIDPSEQLTSVHLAVLRNDPMLTAVAGSLADADPASASASSPEPPRRRTNLRARLTSFVGREEEVARIAKMLAASRLVTLVGPGGAGKTRLAGEAAARLLETGTQDADIADGVWLVELAPVTDPAELPQAILTALGQREWRLLRPEAQAGPARDALTRVTEGLAEQHLVLVLDNCEHLVDAAARAAEHLLEHVPGLRIVATSREPLGIGGENLFPVLSLPQPVDRPEPATAAEALTFPAVRLFADRAAAVQPDFVVSADNVADVVKICRRLDGLPLAIELAAARLRTLPLHAVASRLDDRFRLLTGGSRTAMPRHQTLRAVVAWSWELLSQAERDLAERLSVFPGGITAESAAAVHRGAEAGAGTAGIAADVDDLLFALVDKSLLQPVEPDGDRPGPADLDAPPRYRMLETLREYGIEQLARAGTITEVRRAHAHFFRDLAETAEPHLRRREQLKWLARLDADSDNVLAALRFAADIGDADTAVRLAASLAWYWSIVGQTTEGRAWLELALSVPGESPVEAHAVVKILHALTGLFSAQDWTNLTEITDALASVLDEAEAAHDNPLLAIAACTIPIITDDLDAVYTAVAIYENHPDPWVGGMLHLMRGMAAENSGDLVTQRQDLLEARRRFTLIGERWGLSATLSALSAMAMADGQMHDAIRLQDEALDLLREINAADDAAQVQLMRAFALAGTGALQEAKTLVTSILESGQRNHSHASMLMAYIGLADIARREGDLDTAREYLRASHELTRDHWQGPPQLLAAREISAALLYLTPGVPSVGDTDAGIGVDVERARLRLHEAYALGSIAHDMPVLARIAVVVACYADTLGDPTTAARALGTAFALRGGIDLSDPDRADVARSVKTQLGEAEFEAAFASARGLTRQAGLAFLADYVGFDPDNGEPSGVRQGRA
- a CDS encoding alcohol dehydrogenase catalytic domain-containing protein is translated as MRATYLYGAGDVRVIDVPDPAVKHPTDALVRVVASCICGSDLHPYHNRPAGTEGSSMGHEFLGVVEDTGRDVTTVKRGDLVIAPFAWSDGTCDFCREGLQTSCRHGGFWNSGDVGGGQAEAVRVPLADGTLVPVPVEETSPLLPSLLTLSDVYGTGHHAAHKGGVTPGSAVTVIGDGAVGLMAVLSAKRLGAEQIILMGRHKTRTDLGREFGATDVVAERGEEGIAKVRDLTGGDGTAIVLEAVGHMPAYQQALGVVRPGGVISRVGVPQYDQAPVGFGTLFGPNITLTGGPAPARAYISTLLPDILSGTVDPGKVFDREIGIEEVPDGYKAMDNRTALKVIIR
- a CDS encoding GNAT family N-acetyltransferase — protein: MTVSGPDTWPPAPIHTKRLVLRESQARDRPAIIDLFASEEVGTYVGGAQPREELERTAAAIPGRRFGFFTVELDTAMIGLITLDPHSAAHPGHSRPDLARTELGYMFLPHAWGHGYAAEACTAALDWFAAARPGEPVVLTTQVANESARRLAAKLGFGEVERYHEHGAEQWFGLWQPPGASR
- a CDS encoding tautomerase family protein; its protein translation is MPFANFKVPAGTLDAEQKEKIVHRTTELYVEIYGERARGGTMVLVEEVADGGWGIGDHVLTLATLQQNDPAA
- a CDS encoding SDR family oxidoreductase — protein: MSQNTAKTTDSKVIVVTGASSGFGNLAARALAATGHTVYAGMRETAGRNAAHVQELAQLSADNGVDVRSIEMDVQDQDSVDTAIARIAAEQGHLDVVVHNAGHMVLGPAEAFTPEQLAQLYDINVLSTQRVNRAALPLMRRAGTGLLVWVGSSSTRGGHPPFLAPYFAAKAGMDALAESYAAEVIRYGIDTVIVVPGAYPAGTNHFAHAGLPADTERAADYDAAYGQLRDEMAARLAGLFPAGRTVDEVAEAIVDVVDLPAGQRPFRVHVDPSRDGSDVVSTVSDRIRSEFYHRIGIADLLPEHASR
- a CDS encoding SDR family oxidoreductase, translating into MSTENTTPADTTTLSEATAATGASGSAQRRVAIVTGASRGIGRAVALRLAADGHAVVIVYAGRTDLAEQVLAEIEAAGGQGLAVQADIADEKAMAAVFDQTEQRFGGVDAVVNAAGRMALAPLVDLDLTDLDELHRTNVRGTFVVAQQAARRLRPGGALVTFSTSVLGTSFPTYGAYVASKGAVEALTLVLARELRGRDVTVNTVAPGPTATDLFLDGKDDELIARLAAQAPLERLGTPEDIAEVVAFLAGPAGHWVNGQVLRANGGLV